The nucleotide window GTCCTTCTTCAATTGTACTTTTGAAGCATCTGGATCAAGCTTTTTTGTTTGTTGTTTCGTCAGCTGCTGTGACTCCTGCTCGCCCAACATACACCCTTGCACGGACTTATGTGTAAACTTCCATCCAACACACACACTTGCTTGTAGTATTCAGAAAATTTTGTCTTGTACAAATTCTCAGATTACATCATTGGAGCACCgttcaaactaaataaagataaTCAGCAATGCTTTCACGCTGAGTGATAACACCTCACAATATCAAAATTGCATTCAGATTTTTCGTCTCTACATCAGAAGCTCGCACAACAAATCTGCTAAATTTGGTTGGAAGGAGCAACAGCCCATTCCTCACAGGGGAGCTTCGGCGAGGTGGACGCCTACATTGGCGCCGTTGGTAGCCCCGCTGGCTATGGCCTGATACCTTCGTAGCATCCACccggcggcggcgccatggtgGACGGCAGCGCCGTAGGTTGTCGCGGCGGGGGATGGCAGCGCCATCAGGCGTCGCGGTGGAGGCAGCCCCATTGTCTGTTGTCGCGGTGGGGAATGGCTCGGCTTCACTGTAGGGGGAGGCCCCGTCGTCGGTCATCGCGGTGGGGGACGACGGCAGCGCTATGGTCTTCGCGGTAGGGAGCAGCCATGGATAAGGCGAGATAAGAGTTCAGTTTGGGGAAGAAATTGTGGGAAGGAATATCCTACCCCGTGGGTAAGATAGGGGGTTATTTGAAAAGTAGCATAAGTGGCTGGTTAGCGAGCCCACCTCTCATCTATGCCATCAGTTAAAGATCCAACAACTCGGGTCGCAAGTTTCCAGATTTTCATTGAATCAGAGTTTTCACTTATACTTTCCCCTTTTAAAATACTCATATCTTCTAAACCATAACTCCAaatttaacatgttatatatgtaATTTGATTAGGAAAATATATGAAATCTGAATATGATGTTATTTTACCTGTTAACCATTTAAAAAAATACTATCCAAAATGCAATcttaataaacaatgcattgaTGAACATCTCAACAAAATCAGGATTGAAGACAACCAAGGATCACTTGCCCATTTCTTTGTACGTATTAAATCTACAAAGACATGCTGAATCTTGAACTTGCCCTTTTGTAGGCAAAGACCATCTTTGTTTTGGCTATAGCTACAAATACTCGCATTATAGACTATTTTTTCTAAATTAAAAGCGTGTGGTATTCTTTTCTTCCGTTCCAACGCGCAGGCCCTTTTGCTAGTCCAATACAACAAACAAAGCCATAAAGGTATAGGACACAGATTCAGGGCTCTCGGGTGCTATGCACCTTGTATGAATAGTAAAATCAAAAAAagaacaaggaaaaaacaaaagaaTCTTAAATTTCAGGGTATCAAACCTGGCTGACTGTTCTCCCACATGAAGTTTCATGAAAAAATGACATCCATGGAATTCTCAGCAAAGAAGACAAAATTTCAATTATATATTAAAAACTGTTTGAATGAATGGACTGTATATTTTGATGCCATTTCTTCACAAAACTTTGTACGTGAGTAGAATGAGCGATCAGGTTTTCTACCCCCAAATTCCAGAATTTTTCTTAGTATTTTTTTCTACTATTCATACAGGGTGTGTAGCACCCGAGAGCTCCTATGCACTTTCATAAACGAATAGCAGTATCTTGCACACTAACAAAACCTCGCACCAACAACAAATAATGCACATACACACCAACAGCCCGATCGGATACAGGGCAGTATTTCTCTGGAGAGTTTTGGCATTTAGTTCAAATGTGGACTAAACACCGAAGCTACCAGAAAAGGTACTCATCCAAACACTCACCAAACCAATGAGCCTACACCACATGCATTGAACCTAAGAAATCGCTACGAGAAATCTGAAGCCCAATAAATAATCTCATGTAAACGGTTCACTTCTGCAAAACCTTCTGTACTGCAACCCTTTGTGGATTTGTTAAGCCCTGCAAACAGTAATTCGGTTCAACAATACTGTATTCTCATGAACATGAGATGCAGAAGGGTAAAGTAAACAGCCAAGGACACCTTACCTGGCAAAGATACTCAAAAAGTGGCCGATCACTGTCCCACAGGTTGACAAAGGTGTTCGTTAGAAAGTCCAACAACTTCACCTGCAAAACAAAAGAGTATTATATGGTTGAGTTAATATCATATTAATTTTAATAATGGAACTTTGCAGCTAAAGGCTGAAAACACACCTCATTAAGAGAGTCAGTTTTTGCCAGATCATCATCATAACTGTCATCTTCATCCTATAGAAGATTGGAGTAGACAGAGAAATGAATATGACAAAATTGCATGCTGGCAACAATTAACTACTACTCACGATATCAAAGAAAAAAGGAACTTCTCCTTACTAATATATACCTCATCGAAAACTTTTGCCATTGCATTTAGATGCTCAACTGACGGATTAGCATTCGAAGGAACTGATGCTGAATACATTATATCATGTGGAGTCGCATCACCATTCTGAACCTCTTCCCAGTCACTATCCTGTATGGAAAAACACTCTTAAGTGGACCATTCTACTTTACAATTTAATTGATGAGTTAGTGCAGAAACCTCTTCATCAATATTGTCAGCGTCATCACCGACTTGCTCTTGAATTTCAGCTAAAGTATCTGCTAACAGTGCAAATATCTGCATATGCATATTTGGGGATGCTGTGAGTAAATGCTAAAAGATATAATGGAAACATAAACTGATGTCTGGCCCAACATTTGAACATTAGATATGAAAAACACTGATGTTGGTGAGAGATTTCTTTATAGATTTTGAAAATTTGCATGAAATGTTCCTTCAAAAGTAAATCTGCTGGGAGAGAAGCTATGGTTGTGAAATCATTGGTTACCTTAGATGGGAGTGGAATCTTGGTCCAGTTATCTGGAGTTACCCGAGCTTTTGACCGTGTGGTTATACCTGCACTAGTCTGAACTTTTCTAGGTAAGACTCGTGAAACTCTATCAGACAAGATATGACCTACTGAGCACCAAATAGACTTGCAATGGTAGTACCTTAACAAGATGTCCGTTAACTTCAATCCTAGATAGCTCAGGATGACGCGTAGATATGAGCAGAGCTAACGCAGTAGTTGTTACCTTTATCTGGTAGGCTCCCTGAATTTCACCTATATTTATATTTACCAGGAAACCTCTTATTAAGGGGGAAAAGGAAAGAAGACACATTATCCCCCCTATGCTATTATGTTGCACATGTACTCACCCTGTAGCTGTGACCATTCTGACATAATATAAGCCAATGAATTTCCGTAGCCCTGGGCAGGAATTGCAAGTAGAAGGTTGATAAACTGATCAACGTTCGGTGCACTTAGATGTACCTGCAACAGGTGGTAAATATTTAAATAATCCTGTATGCAACACTTGATGCACTATAAGAAAAGATTCAATGATAGGGTTAAATTTCATTTGCAGGAAGCGTTATCAGATAATGGGTACAGAATAAACAGAACACtaagtactactccctccgtcccaaaataagcgTCTCAAggttagtacaactttgtactgtGCAAAATTGAGACGCTTATTTtgtgacggagggagtatttgacATCTGGATCCCTGATTCTTATGTGAAACAAAAAAGGCATGTTGCTCTCCCGGAGGTGCAATGGCATCCACAGAACATGATCAAAAAGGTGAGTTGGCTAAGTACAGTACGAAATGGCAAATTTTAAGGTCGAACAACCAATAAAGACTAAGGATTGGAACAAATACCTTGAATTGTTTCCACATAAGAGGCTCAAAAAACAAATATATATTGCTAAATGCACTCTAAGCCTAAATGGAGACTGGTCGTGGCAGAGAAGAAACAAGAGCAGTAAACCAAATAAACATTAAATTAACTGACTAAGATACCAGATGCATATGTTAAACTTTTGCTTGTACTGGTTTCTCTTGGATAAGGTTGAATGCAGAGTCAGAGATGTCTTATGTAGAGATCCAAATGACTTCACTAATctagagagggggggggggggggggggaagcaACTCACTAGTCTGGCTATTATAACAACAAGAGAGCTCTTCAATCCTGCAATGTCGCTCGTTTGCATACGCCTCACAATGGCAGCAATAAGCTCCGGAATGTGGGGAGATAGGTGTGAAGGTAGATGTAAAATAAGTTGTAAAATGTAACTCCCAACGAAAAGTGACACTGAACTTTCCAATTCTGGATCTAAAAGCCTGTTAAGACAATGAAGAACCACGGCGTAAGCATGCGGGTAAATATCAAAGCAAACACTGCATCAGGAATATGCAAGAAGCAGTTTACTATAGCATCACACTTCAGCAAGGCTAAGTGGCTAATGGTTAGTTGTTCACTTTTATCAAATTCCTTTTGATTGCTGGTGAAGTATGTGCAATAAATTAAGAACTATGTAACTGCTTTTCCCACAGTAAGTTAAATATACGCAATCTTCAGTTACCTTGAAGCTGCACTAAGTAGCATCTTCAATGTACTTCCTTGTTCACCACCCCAAACAAGCAACTCCTGCCGGCCACCTGATATAAATGCTGCCAAACATTCTGTCGCGTTCTGAATTGGCAATAAAGTAGCATATCAATAATAAATCCAAACAAAATATGTCAACTATACTTGAATGATCTAATCATTTACCTGCATCTCTCCATGGTCATCACTTTCAAGAACAATCTGAATGGTAGATGTAAAGCATGTGTCAAACACTGCCTTAACCACAGCAGCTGGAGCATTCTGAAATTTACACAACAGCATCAAGATTGGCATTAATAAGTTTATACAGTATTTTTACAATAATATTTTCCTTTAACTACATTGAACTTAGGAAACGTGGACTATGAAGACATACTTTGAGTATCATCGTCAGGAGGTCCAGTGAACCTGCAACTAGTCCATCGGGCTGGATCTTGGACTAGCAAATGAACCACAAATAAGATTTGCATTTTGCGGGCAAATGCAGAAAAATCATGACAATGATGTAACACTGGCTTTAGCATCTTACTTTTGATAAAATTGTCGCTATTGTTGGAAGAATCCGGGACACAAGCGGTTCTAAGCATCCAGGAGCATTCTTGATGGCCTAAAAACTAAGGGATCCTGTTAGGTAGGCTGCAATTTTATGGGTTGCAATAACCAAAAAAATGTGTACAAAATTGCCGACATTATGATAAGAGATACACAGGTAAGTTCTTGTAAATGGCCTAAACAATACACAAACCAGCCACGATAAAGAAAAATCATGCAGAACTCATGCATGCTCATTGGTAGTCAAAATTAATCGATACTCAGGAGAAATATTACAGAAAAATATACGTAAGCATTAATCCATAAAGAAAATCTCCTTTTGTAAATTCCCATTTGCCATCTTACAGATATTTGGACATAATAGTTCCAATTTCCAGGAACACATAACATCTGTCAGACCAATCTCAATTTGTAAACTGTAACAATTAAATTTCAAAAGCTTCTTGGTGTACATCATTGATAATGTGTTCAAAATATGAAGTCAGATTGGAGTATCATTTAAACATGAACCACAATCATACAATAATGAGAAATTAAATAAGAGAAGTCATGGATAGACCAGCAGATTCTGACGAGAACTTACCTCTAGAACTTCTACAGCATCAATACTGATGAATGGGTCAGCAATGTGTTGGGCCCATACATCTAGTATGATAGGAGAGATGACTGGCTCGATTGATGTTGATTGTTCACCACCTACATATCAAGTGGAAAGATGTTGATCTTATGGGCAAACAAAACTTTAATTATCAATATACCATACACATATTTTACTATAGTATGCATTGATAAGTGTGTTGAGTAGTTGACAGACCAGATTTAATGGCTGATTGGAGGGTTTCTAGAACAAGATGCAGTGTTTCATCAGATGCCTGCCATAAAACTTCCATGTACTTATTTCCTTCAAGAAGTCGAAGCAGGTAAGTTTACAATTCTATATACAAGTATACAACATTACctgcctcagaagatcaacaagAGATGAGAGTATGCCCATAATGTTGTTTGGCATTGAACTTTGATTAGATTCCGGTAGAAGTTCAGCCAGTGCCCTACATGCTCCTACTTTAACTGGTGGTGGCCTGCCAAACAAATATCGCACCAATGAATACAGTTCTCCATTGTGTCAGGAATAGGACAACATATAAGTTCATGGGCTTACACATCTGAGGCAATTGCATGAGCAGCATTGCATAGATATTGTTCACAGATCCCCTTACTTATCTGACATTTTTTTCCCAAATCAGCTTTGCTGAACATATAGCAATAAATATAGGGAAAAGGAGGTAAGGTTAAGGAAGTTCACCAATGAAGAGAACTTGGCCACAACAGAGAATGCACGTGCATGAAGAAATGGGTACTGGTGCACCCCTAAAAATCAGAAGATTAGTAAAAATAGCATAGGAAGATATACAATTTTCCAAACCAAAGGAAAGATACCTGTTCCCACAATATCAGTTACCATCTGCTCAAGTAAATCTCGCACATTGTAACCAGAATCCTAAACAATCAGAAAGCACTTAATGAATAAAAGACTCACAAATTCTATTATTGATTTCAATAACTGAAAAAAGGAAAAAGGCAAAATTGCATCTGGGCCCACTACCCTACCCAGTACAAATGAACAACTCACAAGCACGTCTGTCTAGCTGACACACAGAGCCAAACGCCTCAATAAGTGGGATTTAACTATCTGAATGTGCAAAGGGACTTATCCAGCCTTAACGTGAGACCAGTACATGTAATAACAAAAAAATATTGCCACTGCAACCAGGCCAATTAGCAGACAATTTTGGCATGTGCGCACATTTTGAATCGTCAACAGAATTGCGAATATGGGCCGGCTCATGTGGTAAAGGATAATTGGCTGCATGAAATTCTCAGGATTTTCTAGTTTGCAATCAATCAACAACACTAACTCGTACGCAGAGCATCTGATTTGCAATTTGTTTGAATATTGAGTTTGGCATGGGGAGATTACTAAAATGAGGATTGTATTAAATACATCATGATGCCTTGGACTATAAACCTGCGGGGTGTGCTCTTTCCCTGGAAAAGTGTTATATAGTCATGGCAGGTTAGATAGTATTCGACTACACTCTCTAACAAACTAGACAAGACCATGGACTAGGGCAATGGCATGCTTGACAAACATTGGCTTACACATGGCTAATCCTTCTTTGCTCCAAAGAACTCTTCTCAAACCCATATTCTGGATCCTACTGCGGCCACACCCATTATCCAGCTTGGTCGAAGAACTCTTCTCTAATCTCACTAAACAAGACCTTAGATTTGGTGATGCCACTTCATCAACTTCCCCACAGCACCAGGGGTTCCTTTGCACTCTTCTCTAATCTCACTAAACAAGACCTTAAACTTGGTGACCCACTTCATCAACTTCCCTACAGCACCAGGGGTTCCTTCGCACGGCCTTGCCATAGCGCCAGCACTCTCTCCCTCTGCAGCAAAGGCTGGGCTCATGAAGGTGATTAGGTGGACAACGGTGCTGGTGACAAAGCTGTTGTGGATTGTGCTGCAAATGTGGCTGCATGTGCAAGCACATGATGCCGCACATCACAGTGCAAGAATGTGTTCATGGTGACAGGCAATCGGCTGCCTATTATAAGTTGCATTAGTGTTCACATCAATATGGTCAACCTCCAGGCCAACATACAGTCAAGCTACAACTGACTCACTCAGTCGGTAGGTTGGATAGCACATGTAAGCTTCTCGTGACAATTAACTATGGGCCATGGGGACTAACAAGCTCAGGCCTAGTTCGACTCAGGCGGAAGCAGAAGCAGAAAGATGgcgaaaagaaaagaaaaacaattgAAAAGTGTATCAAAGTGAgtaatgacttggtgtcaatttTAAGCAGATTTAAttatttatttctctccaattcaCAGGGGCGTTCCCTTTCATTTGCAGTTTTTGAGAGATACCAAGTCATAGTATTACAGGCTATCCAAGGTGGCAGACTAAACATGCCACATCATCCCCAAAAGTGCTCAATTGTAAGATCAAGGTAGTAAAGTGGCATTGGAAACCTATATAAAAAGTGGATGGATCTTGCCAACAGAAGAGCAATGAGTTAATGAAACTAATCAGCACAGCAACAAAATTAAACCAACCTGTGCTTCACACAGATGTTCTGATAGTGAACCTAGAGCAAAAAGTGATGCTTCATGAAGCTGGCACACAAACAAATGATGTATTAGATAGCATCAACTGCAAAAGACACTACAATACTTGGAGGGTAATAAAAGGAGTAAACAACAGATTCAAATATGGCTAACTACTAAACAAGACAACTTAAGGGGAGCAACTTAGAACTTTCGTCAAACAAGATTCACCAAATTGACTTAGTCTAAATACATCACCAAAATAGTGAGGAACATAATTAGAGTAGCATTATTGATAGTTGATAAGAGCTAAGATCTTAAGCGGTGATTTCGTTTAGAACTTTTTCAAAAGCTAAAACTCACTCTCCACCAGTCGGCAGAACCCGCTTGTTTTAATTCACGTGATTCACGAAAACAAACTTGTGAAGCTTCCAAAATTGCATCAATTCCGTAATCCTCGTAAGCAGTGACTATCTCTTCCAGCAAAAGAGATCCTGAAACCATGAGCATGTGAGGAAAACGTCTTGTGTTTGACAAATTCCTATTTAAGAGGAGATTTTAAATCTGTGTCTCTTGTAATGAACATGGTTGTTTACCCCCAAGCAAAAGATGGAAGCAAGCAAAGACATTTCAATGTTGATTGTTTAATATGAGCAGGCCTACAATAATATAATTTTAgtttattactccctccgtcccaaaattcttgtcttagatttgtctagatgcggatgtatctaatactaaaacgtgacttgatacatccatatttagacaaatctaagacaagaattttgggacggagggagtactaaacaAGGGCACTAAAACATTCCACTGTTAATATAGATTGAATAAAAATGACAAACAGAAGCAACATTTCAGCTCATACCAGACACACGACAGCTATAAGTTACATCATCCTCATCAGCAACATACTGGTTAGCATCACGTGACCAGTTTTGCACCTAGAATAACAAAATAAATAGATACGTTTGAATTTCAAGCAAAAAAACTAGCATGCCGATAATTTTTGCTTATGTAAGATCAGATATATATACTAGCCATGTATCAACCAGTTCACATACCTGTTCCTCAGTTATCTGTTGAAAGGATATAGTGTAGTATGCTAGCTCTTTAATGTTTCCTGCAATAACCTAGTGTGACAGCAGAGACAATTATTACAAGAAAAAAGATGCACAAAATGTATGTTGTTACAAAGGGATACCTTTGCTAACATAGAATTTCCCACAATTGTTGTCCATAGCTCAAATAACTGGAAAATATGAGAATATGGTAAAAGACACGCAAGCAAAGGCGCCAAATGGACTACAGTACAATAAAAGAGAAAAGTAACTAGAACAAAATTACCAATGGAATAGAAATAGAGGATGCATGAAATTACCTGAATCTCAAAGGATTCGAGACTTCTTTCACCACCATCAGAATCATAGCCCACATTATCAGCATCCTCTGAAGCTTGAATGATTGACAGGTGATAGACCTTGAAGGATGAAACAAAGGTCTGCCACAGAGGCCCAAGAACAGCTGTACAAAATTGGCCCATTAATCAGAAAGGCAGAAGAGTAAGAGCAAAGCTAATAGTGTATTATACTTGCCAGAAATTTTAGCTTCAGGTAGTCTAGGGAAGTTCTGGATAAGCTGGAGTAAACACTTCAGCACCTGATCATCAGACAAGCATAGGATTTCACAACTACGAATAATGGAAGCCATCAATCTTACAAGACAGTTGTATGAGGCATACCTCCATCTGCATACTCCAGTCATCAGGATTTGGGGACAGCACCGGtgaatttaaaattatagagaaTTGCTCCACAAGTGGATCAAGCATTGAAGTCATCAAATTGACAGTCTCTCTCTGTGCCAGCAAATCACCTCAGTTCATATTCCATAATGTGAAGAAACGGCAGAAATACTGCAGCATAAGCTATAAAACTACCTTGTAAACACCACTCATTGATCCAAGCATGGAAATACACGAATGGACTATTCCAAGAGCCTTTGAACGAAGAGAATTTTCATACAGCTGTTTTTCAAAATGGGTGAGAACATATTGCATTGTCTCCATAAATAGTCCCTAAAAAAAGGAGTGAACAGTAACAAACTTACGTGTGGAGATGATATTATTCTGTACAATGATGGGAATAGCTCTGGCACTAGTTTTGGAATACAAGTATCATCCAAATCATCTGATAGAAGGGCTAGGCATCTTAATGCTCCACGAACTGCCATGGAAAGTATGCCAAAGCTTTCAGGATAACAGCAACCATGGAATTCTAAAGTGAAAATAACCATAGTTTTCATAATTTCTATTCAAAATGTCTGGGCTACATGAGCATCCTGAGAAGAAACGCAGATTGGGGCTATCTAGCACCAACGGTGGAGCTTAGTTAGGGCCAAGGTCTGGCAGAACCCCAACACAACAGTGATAATCAAACAACTATCGA belongs to Triticum urartu cultivar G1812 chromosome 7, Tu2.1, whole genome shotgun sequence and includes:
- the LOC125525617 gene encoding importin-9, translated to MAAVGAADGDQRWLVECLTATLDTAREVRAFAEESLRQASLQPGYGAALTKVTVNKEVPFGLRQLAAVLLKQFIKQHWEEDEDNFVPPVVSASEKVVIRQLLLTSLDDSNGKIRTAIGMAVAAIGQNDWPEDWPELLPFILKLIGDQSNGNGVRGALRCLALLSDDLDDTCIPKLVPELFPSLYRIISSPHLYENSLRSKALGIVHSCISMLGSMSGVYKRETVNLMTSMLDPLVEQFSIILNSPVLSPNPDDWSMQMEVLKCLLQLIQNFPRLPEAKISAVLGPLWQTFVSSFKVYHLSIIQASEDADNVGYDSDGGERSLESFEIQLFELWTTIVGNSMLAKVIAGNIKELAYYTISFQQITEEQVQNWSRDANQYVADEDDVTYSCRVSGSLLLEEIVTAYEDYGIDAILEASQVCFRESRELKQAGSADWWRLHEASLFALGSLSEHLCEAQDSGYNVRDLLEQMVTDIVGTGVHQYPFLHARAFSVVAKFSSLISKGICEQYLCNAAHAIASDVPPPVKVGACRALAELLPESNQSSMPNNIMGILSSLVDLLRQASDETLHLVLETLQSAIKSGGEQSTSIEPVISPIILDVWAQHIADPFISIDAVEVLEAIKNAPGCLEPLVSRILPTIATILSKSKIQPDGLVAGSLDLLTMILKNAPAAVVKAVFDTCFTSTIQIVLESDDHGEMQNATECLAAFISGGRQELLVWGGEQGSTLKMLLSAASRLLDPELESSVSLFVGSYILQLILHLPSHLSPHIPELIAAIVRRMQTSDIAGLKSSLVVIIARLVHLSAPNVDQFINLLLAIPAQGYGNSLAYIMSEWSQLQGEIQGAYQIKVTTTALALLISTRHPELSRIEVNGHLVKTSAGITTRSKARVTPDNWTKIPLPSKIFALLADTLAEIQEQVGDDADNIDEEDSDWEEVQNGDATPHDIMYSASVPSNANPSVEHLNAMAKVFDEDEDDSYDDDLAKTDSLNEVKLLDFLTNTFVNLWDSDRPLFEYLCQGLTNPQRVAVQKVLQK